TCAACTTCCCCCcccaaaaaaaagaaaaaacattaaataaacttatttttataaatacatggaatatataaatatatatatatatatatatatatatatatatattataggTAAATATcttaattattatattttatatttctaataaaagaatatgttgtttttaaatttttatttttattatgtcTTATAAGAATGTATTTACCcataaattaaaattataattttcttgAATGATGTAAATGAATCATTTGTTATttctccttttttttttttttttttcatttttttaatattttaaaataccAAAAATTAAgctttataaaaatttatttaaaaaaaaaagaatatatatatatatatatatatatattataatataatataaaaaaaatggcattcaaaataaaataaaaaaaacaagtggaataacaaaaatataaaaaagaaaaacaaatatgAAAAGAGTTATTAATTCTTAATAATTTATCCGTAAGGtttgataataaaaaaaaaaaaaaaattgaataataataaaatgtcattttaaaaaatcaatgaaatatatatatatatatatatatatttgtgtatgtatatattatatatgtttaataatattccctaaattatttatacatttaagaaatatgtaaaatataattcaaaatattaatatatgtaatataatattaattgtCTGATTTATCAAAACATGCTTCTTTATGTGCTTCATCCAGAACAGCCTTTGTAACTTTGGAGCATTTTTTCTTGTAGCATTCTGACTTGATAACTTtctaaaaaattaaagaaaagtataaatgaataaacacgtaaatatatatacacatgtatatattatatatatatatatatatatatatatatatatatataataataatagtgttcttatatgtaataactctattcataaaatgtaaaaatgaGCACActaatattttgttatcATGTAATTACCTCCATGCATTCACACTTTAAGAAACATTTTCTAACTAATTCTTCAAAACTCGTAAATccacatttttttaaacaatcataattttcttcattttcatcataaacggtatcatcatcatctaCGTTTCCTTCAAAGGTTGCTTTTGAATCTATAGATTTATACATTGAAACATTTTCAGGAGAAGCAGCTAATTTCTTATTACCCCATTCAATAATATCAATATATGATTGTGTAGCAAAATTACGTATATCTGCAATGGAATGTGTTTTACCTAATTGTTGTATAGCTATAGCTAACAAAACAGCTGTACACATTCTTGCTACAAATAAAAACCATGTGTCATTTCTATAAACCCATGATTGCAATGGCAAAAATGATTCTACTACATTACATTCTTCATCAAATAAATTTGGGAATATCCAATAATCTACACCAAAAAACcagaagaaaataaaagcAACTAATCTTCCTACTATGATTATTGATATTAATGTTAAGAATGCTACTGAAATATGCCATAAAGCTAATTTTAATCTGAGTGGCCAAACTGGAAACATACAACAAATTAGAACTATACTAATTAAACTTAttaacataaaatattgtaattttttatttctttcatgtactaatatataaaaacttGTTTTATCAAAATTTTGTTTTGAAGTCATAATTAATCGTTTTGGCCATTTAGGTCTTTTATAAACACcattttcatctttttcatttattcCTTTTATTGGTTTATATTGAgctttataaatataaccTTTCTGTATGAACATGTCAGCAAATTCTTCAATTTCTTTCATATCTGATAAATTTctatttataaataaattaggaaatttcttttttaacATTTCACCATTAGTacttaaaaaatttacaaaatCGTCACCTCTAAAATATTCTACTGCTCTCTTTCCAACCTCCGCTGCACTTTTCACTTTTACTCCTCCATTGAAAGCGCACTTAAGCACTCCAAGCATATCAGGATCTAATTCCTAAAACGTcaacaatatatatatatatatatatatatatatatatacattacGTATAATgttaacatataaaaataatatgtacaatataatatatttttctttctttttcttctctcgcttaataaatcattatatatatatatatataattcttattAATATCTGTATATAgttacatattttatataaactttctttataatattaaatatatatgcgtaacaataatatataaacttaattaagaaattaatacatatatgaataaataaataaatatataaatatatatataaagttTATAGTCCTTACCTCCATTCTGTTACTCATTTTCTTGTATTAATgaaacaaaaaaacaataaaaaatgagacatatatataatatatatatatatatatatataatatatttattatatttaaaattatatattccctcttttttttttttttttccttttaagtaataatattttataaacacaatatcattatattctCTTCAAATGATACAAAagtatttataataattttagTTTAATTTCACAATTGATAATAGCACcactttatatattttttttttataatatttatatatatataatatatataaatatatataaatataatataatatttatatacggtatcttttattttaatataattattattatttttttttttttattaatggaaataatttactttttataaaaatatattaatcaTGACTACTTATTTTTTCTcttaaaaatgtattaatattttaatattgtatgaaatatattttatttttcgTTTCTTTTCgtcatataatattgtattatgtatattatttacattgaataataataaatatatttttatgtatatataatatatatcaaatgtattatataaatatattattatatatattatatggtatatatttaatatatattattatatatatgtaatcaaaataatttgaACATTTTAGTGAAACTGtattacataataataataataatatatatatatatatatatatattatatattatatatatttatatattatattatatatatataatatatatataataatactttttgtatttcatttatatatacttaaaatatttattttacttattatattcttattattccattttattttctttgtgcacaaaaatattttttctaattaaaaaataaaacgtattatatgtattattatttatgaaaaTCTTTTGGAGAAAATTCGAAGAAATATGACACggaatatatacatataaaaaaaaaattaaaaaataatataaatgtaaattttaattcttccgttatttttattttattatatatatatatatatatatatatataatttatatatatgattgtatttcttattaaaacaattataaaaataagctataatattttataatatagtataaaaaataaaatatttacatatacatatatatattatatttatatgtaatagtattctatatatatatttcatattattgaaccttttattaaaaagaaatatattattatacattcaaatattttctcatttaaaatacataaatatatatacctaattacatataagaataaatgagcatatacacatatgtataaattaatattgCATAGATGAAATATCGAATCTCCTATAAAAAGCAcgcaaaaaaaaaaaaaaataataaataataatataaataatataatataatataatataacttaaaaaatacatacatacatacatatatatatatatatatatatatatattttttatacctttattttatttatgaataaaaaataaataagagACAAGTTAAAATGAGGTTTAGAGtatcttttattaaataaaaaagaattaaaaagacttatttaaaaatcgtttaaaatttttttttcgagaaattttatatattatataaaactaGACAAAAATATCAAGTGAACCATgaaaaaacatattaaatgaaagaagaaatgtgaagaatatatatataatatttctcagaaattattacatatatatgaattaataTTGAGCATACAAACAAGatcattaaaaaaataattcttaaaaatacataatgtcacatatatatatatatatatatatatatcatatatttttatagaaTATCCAAATTAACGTCGTTAgcaaataaaaatacatatatcatttcctttttcttgtaatgtttaatatttatcatttcaCATTTaagtatttatatttgtgtTTCCTATAAGACTTATGAAccttttaatattaatatgtacttaaaattttttttttaaatacgATAATAGAgtatccttttttttttctattttaaatatagaTGTTTCTAATGAtgtttaaaatatattacatagaaaataattttgttcACTCCTTATATTATGagtaaattataaatttttcttaataCAATTTTTGTTCTCACTAGTTATcaaaaagataaaaaataaatatattaattaaaatatacttAAAACCATGATtcttaaaattataatttgtatagttttatatatttatttcttaattataatgaaagaaataaaatcGAAAAAATGgtaatttaatttttggTGCTCGTCGCACCGAAGGAGGAATCGAACCTCTGCGCAGAAAAACTACGCCAAATGATTTGAAGTCATACTTAGCAACCATGCTAACTCATCGGTGCATTGCTTAGGgtaaatttaaaatatagtGTATACTTTagtatgaaaaaaaaaaaattaaaaaacttttatacattaatatatatatatatatatatatatatatatataacattataaTCACATTAATCATTGATATAAGcctatattttttaatctTAAATGAACTAAGAATAGGctataattttaataaatattaaaatgttacatatataaatataaatgcCATTATAccttattttatatatatgtgtaatatatttaaaaaagaaaaaaaaagaagggTATGAAGAAAATCCACCACATTACAAGACATTTATAATacttaatatttttttattaattctGTTTTTATGCAATTAATTCATAAgcaaaaaaattaatgaaataaaCACATTATATGTATTGATATGTATTTGAATATGTTATATTGGAATATGTTTATacttaatattttatatatatatatatatatatatatatatatatattttgttatttccttaccttttcatatttatatatttttttttttttttggccaatattacaaaaatatatatgaaattgcgtcataaaaatgtacaaaaaataatttatatgaataaaataatatatacctTATACcaaaaaggaaaaaaaaaaattaaaataaaataaaatcaaaTCAAATCAGtaaaatacatttataatatgaattataattaattttatgtagaaatataaagaaaataaataaaaactataatatatattatatatatcatttttattgattaaaatatatatgattatattataattttgcataatatgtaaaaaataaaaaaaatatatatacaattaacataattctttaaaaaaaaaaaataataattctttttattttatttaatttttaaaatatataattttaaataatatatatatatatatatatatatatatatatataatatttatattttaatttttttatatattttttattttttaacatGCTCTAAATTTATTGTAAAATAAGTTATGGGTAATTGGCGCAGTTGGTTAGCGCGCGGGTCTCATAATCCCGAGGTCGTGAGTTCGATCCTCACATTACCCAACCGGGCCTAAGATGTAATGCCTTAGCCTATAAAATCATAAAAACACCTGTTGCCTCAACACCAACATctgttattttatttattttaaaaaattatatataatatatatttaatttaatattataatttttaaaaaataataaatttttcctttttttttttttttaaattctttCAAATAAGTGTCACTAATTaggaatataatatatatacctatatatttttgaaaaaaaattatatttttttttatcttttttaataattttggaaaataataaaattacataaattataaagatattatttaaatataataatattataattaaataattaataacTTCTAATAGACTTTTGAAGAAATCTATTTTGGTATTATAAACTTCAATATATGATGCTAcaaattttcattttaaaagtatagaaaataaaataaaataaattaaataaataaatacttagaattattaatatatctattattttaaaaaggattccattatattaattataaaataattgctgttatatgtattcccttagtatttatttgtgtttttttttttttttttttttttttttttaaatatgtcATTGTATGTAACAACATATCCTAATATTGTATAACATggtattaataatttatcatgttatttttttttttttaattttaagaaatacagttttatgattatattactaacaaataagaataaaagAGAAAACAAAGAATAATGAGAATGTATTAATTTAGTCCATTtcttttatcattttatatataattatcataataacatcattattatatgtttttataattaatacattt
This is a stretch of genomic DNA from Plasmodium reichenowi strain SY57 chromosome 14, whole genome shotgun sequence. It encodes these proteins:
- a CDS encoding secretory complex protein 62, with the protein product MSNRMEELDPDMLGVLKCAFNGGVKVKSAAEVGKRAVEYFRGDDFVNFLSTNGEMLKKKFPNLFINRNLSDMKEIEEFADMFIQKGYIYKAQYKPIKGINEKDENGVYKRPKWPKRLIMTSKQNFDKTSFYILVHERNKKLQYFMLISLISIVLICCMFPVWPLRLKLALWHISVAFLTLISIIIVGRLVAFIFFWFFGVDYWIFPNLFDEECNVVESFLPLQSWVYRNDTWFLFVARMCTAVLLAIAIQQLGKTHSIADIRNFATQSYIDIIEWGNKKLAASPENVSMYKSIDSKATFEGNVDDDDTVYDENEENYDCLKKCGFTSFEELVRKCFLKCECMEKVIKSECYKKKCSKVTKAVLDEAHKEACFDKSDN